One genomic window of Actinoalloteichus hoggarensis includes the following:
- the bla gene encoding class A beta-lactamase, whose translation MSLLALSAAAALAITGCAPASQPAQSEAAAAVAAQEALESLEAEFDARLGVYAIDTGTGEEVEYRADERFAFASTYKVLAAAAVLEQNTLAELDELVAYDESDLVTYSPVTEGSVGTGMTLRQLAEAAVQYSDNTAGNLLFDELGGPAGFAAALARVGDQVTVAEREEPDLNDYVPGDDSDTSTPEALATTLSSYALGDTLSPDKRELVTQWLIGNTTGDDLIRAGVPADWVVGDKTGAAAYGTRNDIAVVWRPDGDPIVIAILSDKADPEAQYDDSLIAEATSVTIDALTE comes from the coding sequence GTGTCGCTGCTCGCTCTGTCCGCAGCCGCGGCGCTCGCCATCACCGGCTGCGCGCCCGCATCCCAGCCGGCGCAGAGCGAGGCCGCGGCTGCGGTGGCCGCGCAGGAGGCGCTGGAGAGCCTGGAAGCAGAGTTCGACGCCCGGCTCGGCGTGTATGCGATCGACACCGGCACGGGCGAGGAGGTGGAGTACCGCGCGGATGAGCGATTCGCGTTCGCGTCTACGTACAAGGTTCTTGCCGCTGCCGCGGTGCTCGAGCAGAACACCCTCGCCGAGCTCGATGAACTGGTCGCCTACGACGAGTCGGACCTGGTCACCTACTCGCCGGTCACCGAAGGATCCGTGGGCACCGGGATGACGCTGCGGCAGCTCGCCGAAGCCGCGGTGCAGTACAGCGACAACACCGCAGGCAACCTGCTGTTCGACGAACTCGGTGGCCCGGCGGGTTTCGCTGCCGCCCTGGCCCGTGTCGGTGACCAGGTGACCGTTGCGGAGCGTGAGGAGCCGGATCTCAACGACTACGTGCCCGGCGACGACAGTGACACCAGCACGCCCGAGGCGCTGGCGACCACGCTGTCCTCGTACGCACTCGGCGACACCTTGAGCCCGGACAAGCGGGAGCTGGTCACGCAGTGGCTGATCGGAAACACCACCGGGGATGACCTCATCCGCGCCGGGGTGCCCGCGGACTGGGTGGTCGGTGACAAGACCGGCGCGGCCGCGTACGGCACCCGCAACGACATCGCCGTCGTGTGGCGTCCCGATGGCGACCCGATCGTGATCGCCATCCTCTCCGACAAGGCCGACCCCGAAGCCCAATACGATGACTCCCTCATCGCCGAGGCCACCAGCGTCACCATCGACGCCCTGACCGAGTAA
- a CDS encoding TetR/AcrR family transcriptional regulator, protein MTHDPRPSGRRERKKAATRRGIADAALRMFRERGYESVGIREIAAEADVAVTTLFAHFPSKEALVFEQAAGFEARLIAAVTERSEGASVVGALHEEIGTLVQHCTTGDATGIWRMIDQSPELSTYAQVLELRYARAIAASIGSAPALATSEVAANTIARFAMAAFTLARQSADPRATLDESFRMIEAAWAAARPSQEK, encoded by the coding sequence GTGACTCACGACCCCCGACCAAGCGGTCGCCGCGAGCGGAAGAAGGCAGCGACGCGACGCGGGATCGCCGATGCCGCCCTACGCATGTTCCGCGAACGCGGATATGAGTCCGTGGGGATCCGAGAGATCGCCGCCGAAGCCGATGTCGCCGTCACGACCCTCTTCGCGCACTTCCCATCGAAGGAAGCCCTGGTGTTCGAACAGGCCGCCGGCTTCGAAGCGCGCCTCATCGCTGCAGTCACCGAACGCTCTGAGGGAGCTTCGGTGGTCGGTGCACTGCACGAGGAGATCGGGACACTCGTTCAGCACTGCACGACTGGGGACGCGACAGGGATCTGGAGGATGATCGACCAGAGCCCGGAGCTCTCGACCTATGCGCAGGTCCTCGAACTGCGATATGCGCGCGCGATCGCTGCATCGATCGGCTCGGCTCCGGCCCTCGCCACATCCGAGGTCGCCGCCAACACGATCGCCCGCTTCGCCATGGCTGCCTTCACACTTGCCCGACAGTCCGCGGACCCGCGGGCCACCCTCGACGAATCCTTCCGCATGATCGAAGCCGCTTGGGCCGCTGCCCGACCATCACAGGAGAAGTGA
- a CDS encoding serine hydrolase: protein MTDALNEHLQSELAVGGLRGGFLARDLTSGLQIGFNENAVFASASLAKIPLAVAILDRIDAGVLDRAATVTIAPTPTGYTGPPGLSSFRHPATLAVEDLVYLSVALSDNTATDALFDLVPPADVTAHMREIGILGIQVRHRTRDLQQTPAEQLTGHIDLAHGLAVHSGTPGGGHAIPQLDTSHANTGTAAGFTDLLQALWTPSLIPLRSSQHVRALMAGNVHRHRLTPDFVSDSSTWSSKTGTLLNLRHEIGVIEHADGQTIAITALTQSRITAAQQPAADILIARTARALHDHLRQNGPVAASD, encoded by the coding sequence ATGACTGATGCGCTCAATGAACACCTCCAGTCGGAGTTGGCGGTAGGCGGCCTCCGCGGCGGGTTCCTCGCCCGCGATCTGACCAGTGGACTCCAGATCGGGTTCAACGAGAACGCGGTCTTCGCCTCCGCTTCCCTGGCGAAGATTCCGCTCGCGGTCGCGATCCTCGACCGCATCGATGCGGGTGTACTCGACCGCGCCGCGACGGTCACGATCGCCCCGACCCCCACGGGATACACCGGGCCGCCGGGACTCAGCAGTTTCCGGCACCCCGCGACGCTCGCCGTCGAGGACCTCGTCTATCTCAGCGTCGCCCTCAGCGACAACACGGCGACCGACGCCCTGTTCGATCTCGTCCCGCCCGCCGACGTCACCGCTCACATGCGTGAGATCGGCATACTGGGCATACAGGTGCGGCACCGAACCCGCGACCTTCAACAGACGCCCGCCGAACAACTCACCGGCCACATCGACCTCGCCCACGGTCTCGCCGTGCACAGCGGCACACCGGGAGGAGGTCACGCGATCCCGCAACTCGACACGTCTCACGCGAACACCGGTACCGCTGCCGGCTTCACCGACCTGCTCCAGGCGCTCTGGACGCCCTCGCTCATTCCCCTGCGCAGTTCCCAGCACGTTCGCGCGCTCATGGCCGGCAACGTCCACCGGCATCGGCTCACTCCCGACTTCGTCAGCGACAGCAGTACCTGGTCATCGAAGACCGGAACGCTGCTCAACCTCCGCCACGAGATCGGCGTCATCGAACACGCCGACGGCCAAACCATCGCCATCACAGCACTCACGCAATCCCGCATTACCGCCGCACAACAACCAGCAGCCGACATCCTCATCGCCCGAACAGCACGCGCACTCCACGACCACCTCCGCCAGAATGGACCCGTTGCGGCGTCGGATTGA
- a CDS encoding LysR family transcriptional regulator produces MVAAARAFVSVSEQNSFTVGAAAIGVPQPVVSRRVAALEQNLGQALIDRHGRRVRLTTFGKELLRPARNLVRAADALNYQARRALNQTVTLLVPDLGTSRHVAELAAAARHAGANIEVRVARPAYRADQGTTTPATIALVAVPPDAAAWSVPLGLAAAGDLPPTVFVESLRPRRGSSDVVRVWLDPEDDVPHVRDKLSRLRDQLALSPTQLAIAESLAEATAHVLGGDDLLLCSPAQAARLGLRWRPIAELQLTRGYAPAGADDAPLTPPLQAMLHERIDEYLNGQPT; encoded by the coding sequence ATGGTGGCTGCGGCGCGAGCTTTCGTCAGCGTGAGTGAGCAGAACAGCTTCACGGTCGGTGCCGCCGCGATCGGCGTGCCGCAACCGGTGGTCAGCCGGCGGGTCGCCGCTCTCGAGCAGAACCTCGGTCAGGCGCTGATCGACCGTCACGGCCGCCGGGTGCGGCTGACGACTTTCGGCAAAGAGCTGCTTCGCCCCGCGCGGAACCTGGTGCGCGCCGCGGATGCGCTCAACTATCAGGCGCGACGTGCGCTGAACCAGACTGTCACGCTGCTGGTGCCGGATCTTGGCACCAGCAGGCACGTTGCCGAACTCGCGGCCGCGGCCAGGCACGCTGGAGCGAACATCGAGGTGCGTGTCGCACGTCCTGCATACCGGGCTGATCAGGGGACCACGACACCGGCCACCATCGCGCTGGTGGCCGTGCCACCGGATGCTGCGGCGTGGTCGGTGCCGCTGGGATTGGCGGCAGCCGGGGATCTCCCGCCGACCGTCTTCGTCGAAAGTCTCCGCCCGCGCCGGGGAAGCAGCGACGTAGTGCGCGTCTGGCTGGATCCGGAGGACGACGTGCCGCACGTGCGTGACAAGCTCAGCCGTCTTCGCGACCAGCTCGCGCTCAGTCCCACGCAGCTCGCCATCGCCGAGAGCCTGGCCGAGGCGACCGCTCACGTCCTCGGCGGGGACGATCTGCTGTTGTGCTCCCCAGCTCAGGCGGCGCGTCTGGGGCTGCGGTGGCGGCCGATCGCCGAGTTGCAGCTGACCCGGGGATACGCGCCCGCCGGCGCGGATGACGCGCCGCTGACACCACCGCTACAGGCCATGCTGCATGAGCGGATCGACGAGTATCTGAACGGGCAGCCCACATGA
- the ychF gene encoding redox-regulated ATPase YchF, whose product MSLTLGIVGLPNVGKSTLFNALTQNEVLAANYPFATIEPNVGVVPLPDPRLDRLAEIFSSQRTVPAVVSFVDIAGIVKGASEGAGMGNQFLANIREANAICQVIRVFDDPDVVHVEGRVDPADDIETINTELILADLQTVEKALPRLEKEARTHKDRRAALQVTQAAKDILDAGRTLFSAKAEIDLAELRELSLLTAKPFLYVFNADEAVLTSETRQKELRELVAPADAVFLDAKVEAELLELDEESTRELLESIGQTEPGLYSLARAGFHTLGLQTYLTAGPKEARAWTIGQGWTAPQAAGVIHTDFERGFIKAEIVSFDDLSAAGTMAEAKAAGRVRMEGKDYLMADGDVVEFRFNV is encoded by the coding sequence GTGAGTCTCACCCTTGGCATCGTCGGTCTGCCCAACGTCGGCAAGTCCACCCTGTTCAACGCGCTGACGCAGAATGAGGTGTTGGCCGCGAACTACCCGTTCGCCACCATCGAACCCAACGTCGGCGTGGTGCCGCTTCCGGACCCGAGGCTTGATCGACTCGCGGAGATCTTCTCGTCGCAGCGCACGGTCCCGGCGGTCGTCTCCTTCGTCGACATCGCGGGCATCGTCAAGGGCGCCTCCGAGGGTGCGGGGATGGGCAACCAGTTCCTCGCCAACATCCGCGAGGCGAACGCGATCTGTCAGGTCATCCGTGTCTTCGACGACCCGGACGTGGTTCATGTCGAAGGCCGTGTGGACCCGGCTGACGACATCGAGACCATCAACACGGAACTGATCCTGGCCGACCTGCAGACGGTCGAGAAGGCGCTGCCCCGTCTGGAGAAGGAGGCCCGGACTCACAAGGACCGGCGGGCCGCCCTCCAGGTCACGCAGGCGGCGAAGGACATCCTCGACGCGGGTCGGACGCTGTTCTCCGCCAAGGCAGAGATCGACCTGGCCGAGCTGCGTGAACTGAGCCTGTTGACCGCGAAGCCGTTCCTCTACGTGTTCAACGCCGACGAGGCCGTGTTGACCAGTGAGACGCGGCAGAAGGAGCTTCGTGAGCTGGTCGCTCCGGCCGACGCGGTGTTCCTGGACGCGAAGGTCGAGGCGGAGCTGCTGGAGTTGGACGAGGAGTCGACCAGGGAGCTGTTGGAGTCCATCGGTCAGACCGAACCCGGGCTGTACTCGCTGGCGCGGGCGGGCTTCCACACTCTGGGTCTGCAGACGTACCTGACGGCGGGCCCGAAGGAGGCGCGCGCCTGGACGATCGGCCAGGGCTGGACGGCGCCGCAGGCGGCGGGCGTGATCCACACCGACTTCGAACGGGGCTTCATCAAGGCGGAGATCGTGTCCTTCGACGATCTGTCCGCCGCCGGGACGATGGCCGAGGCCAAGGCGGCGGGTCGGGTCCGGATGGAGGGCAAGGACTACCTGATGGCCGACGGGGACGTCGTGGAGTTCCGCTTCAATGTGTGA